One part of the Phoenix dactylifera cultivar Barhee BC4 chromosome 4, palm_55x_up_171113_PBpolish2nd_filt_p, whole genome shotgun sequence genome encodes these proteins:
- the LOC103711165 gene encoding transcription factor MYB102: MGRAPCCDQNGLKRGPWTPEEDQKLIDYIQKHGQGSWRTLPKNAGLARCGKSCRLRWTNYLRPDIKRGRFSFEEEETIIQLHSILGNKWSAIAARLPGRTDNEIKNYWNTHIRKRLLRMGIDPVTHSPRLDILDLSSLLNPSLYDPNQLDLSRLLGLEPLVNSELIRLATNLLSSQCQNSNLLAQNFQGPQLPNPQVQDPYPSFPAHQLQTPIQQEFPPCTTSAAQFLDETQLMQANEEHFQPEAQRNLWQEIVTQANFSENCVPTTSVMYDDPDPSIPQLISENSNFPAMISNPNCNLTSVLSTPASSPTQLNSSTTYVNSSAEDEKDSYCSNMFEFPIPELLDVSEYMYRK; the protein is encoded by the exons ATGGGACGAGCACCTTGCTGCGATCAGAATGGACTGAAAAGGGGGCCGTGGACGCCGGAAGAGGATCAAAAGCTTATCGACTACATCCAAAAGCACGGGCAAGGTAGCTGGAGAACCCTCCCAAAGAATGCTG GGCTCGCGAGGTGTGGGAAGAGTTGCCGGCTCCGGTGGACGAACTACTTAAGGCCTGATATCAAAAGAGGAAGGTTCTCATttgaagaggaagagacaattaTTCAATTACATAGTATACTGGGGAACAA GTGGTCGGCGATTGCTGCTCGCTTGCCAGGAAGAACGGACAACGAGATCAAGAACTACTGGAACACCCACATCAGAAAAAGGCTTCTTAGAATGGGAATTGATCCCGTAACTCACAGCCCCCGCCTCGATATCCTCGACCTCTCTTCGCTTCTCAACCCATCCTTGTACGACCCAAACCAACTCGATTTATCCAGATTGCTCGGGCTCGAACCCCTCGTCAACTCAGAGCTCATAAGACTGGCTACCAATCTCCTATCATCTCAATGCCAAAACTCCAACCTTCTTGCCCAAAACTTCCAAGGGCCACAGCTCCCCAATCCCCAAGTCCAAGACCCATACCCATCCTTCCCAGCCCACCAGCTCCAAACCCCAATTCAACAAGAGTTCCCTCCTTGCACCACTTCTGCTGCTCAATTCCTTGATGAAACCCAGCTTATGCAAGCCAATGAGGAGCATTTCCAACCAGAGGCTCAAAGAAATCTGTGGCAAGAAATTGTCACTCAGGCTAACTTTTCTGAGAATTGTGTGCCTACTACAAGTGTTATGTATGACGATCCGGATCCATCCATTCCCCAACTGATCTCCGAAAACTCCAACTTTCCGGCGATGATCAGCAACCCGAATTGTAACCTAACTTCTGTTCTATCGACACCAGCATCAAGCCCGacccaattgaactcttcaacaaCGTATGTGAATAGCAGCGCCGAGGATGAGAAGGATAGCTATTGCAGCAACATGTTTGAATTTCCTATTCCCGAACTATTGGATGTGAGTGAGTACATGTATAGAAaatag